A genomic region of Aphis gossypii isolate Hap1 unplaced genomic scaffold, ASM2018417v2 Contig00750, whole genome shotgun sequence contains the following coding sequences:
- the LOC114124118 gene encoding THAP domain-containing protein 2-like, with protein MPGTRCAVAICQNSLQATKKKNLNISYHTFPKDPKLYNTWINACRKKDEWNPKTSTICSVHLLEDQFEVDLRTVPTQNLKENSLSNISTDLTSRQVRANKRHNATIVKNLIHPTENNDNAQGDDDLTHEDQDKLYGVSPALIDESIEEKYQKLLNEHTKLKTKYKHLLQFKRVQKYRVLTLNKNVNTLSKTFGECVLQTQCLKESLNTVFSDTQLQLITKRKKKLYGEQKTFQELLR; from the exons atgcCAGGAACTAGATGTGCTGTCGCAATATGCCAAAATAGTTTACAAGCaaccaagaaaaaaaatttaaatatttcataccatACATTTCCAAAAGatccaaaattatataatacttggaTAAATGCTTGCCGAAAAAAGGATGAATGGAATCCTAAGACCAGCACAATTTGTAGTGTTCATCTTTTAGAAGATCAATTTGAAGTAGATTTAAGAA ctgtTCCAACACAGAACCTGAAAGAGAAttctttatcaaatatatcaaCTGACTTAACATCCAGACAAGTACGAGCTAATAAACGTCATAATGCAACTattgttaaaaacttaatacatccaactgaaaataatgataatgcaCAAGGTGATGATGATTTAACACATGAAGATCAAGACAAATTATATGGCGTGTCACCAGCTTTGATTGACGAATCTATTGAAGAAAAGTACCAAAAATTACTCAACGAgcacacaaaattaaaaacaaagtataaacatttattacaattcaaAAGAGTTCAAAAATACCGTGTACTTACACTGAACAAAAATGTCAATACACTTAGCAAAACATTTGGAGAGTGTGTTTTACAAACTCAATGCTTAAAGGAATCTTTAAACACAGTATTTAGTGATACCCAGttacaattaataactaaaagaaaaaaaaagttgtatggGGAACAGAAGACATTTCAAGAGCTTTTACGATAA